A part of Bubalus bubalis isolate 160015118507 breed Murrah chromosome 6, NDDB_SH_1, whole genome shotgun sequence genomic DNA contains:
- the OTOS gene encoding otospiralin has product MEVTSLPRPFIKRSLSACGRSPSGCRADESSCKVAGVALGKMLARLLPGLALCLLLAPLAGTKPVQEEGDPYAELPAMPYWPFSTSDFWNYVQHFQALGAYPQLEDMARTFFAHFPLGTTLGFHVPYREE; this is encoded by the exons ATGGAGGTGACGTCTCTTCCCCGGCCCTTTATAAAGAGGAGCCTGAGTGCCTGCGGCAGGAGCCCCTCAGGCTGCAGGGCCGACGAGAGCAGCTGCAAG GTCGCTGGGGTCGCCCTGGGGAAGATGCTGGCCCGCCTGCTGCCCGGGCTGGCGCTCTGCCTCCTGCTGGCGCCTCTGGCAG GGACCAAGCCGGTGCAGGAGGAGGGAG ACCCCTACGCCGAGCTGCCGGCCATGCCCTACTGGCCTTTCTCCACATCTGACTTCTGGAACTACGTGCAGCACTTCCAGGCCCTGGGGGCCTACCCCCAGCTGGAGGACATGGCCCGCACCTTCTTCGCCCACTTCCCCCTGGGGACCACCCTGGGCTTCCATGTCCCCTACAGAGAGGAGTGA